GTTGAAGTAGTTTGGATTATTTGGCTGTCATTCTCTCCGAGACCAGCAGGTGATGCTGTTGCTTCATTTATCGGTCATCCACCGCTACAGCGCACAAATACTGGGAAACAAACAATGCCACCAGACGTTTTCTAACCTCACGGAGAATGAGGAGGATTATTTCGGAGACAACCCAGGAAACATGTACTTAAAGCTTTTGGAAGACAATATATCAAGGCCTGGCAGGAAATGCCTTTCCTTGATTACATATATGTTAGGTAAGTCTGAGAGGTTTAAAAGCAGCAGTggaaaacatcaacaaaaagagaaaacagGAAGCTCTCTGATTAGTTGCTTGTCTGATTACAACATCAATTCCGGGTGGAAATGAGTCATAACGCTCCAACAAATCACTACAACCATTCTGAAACCCTTAAGAATCCGATCACATCCACAATTCATGTCATAAAAttcaatcataaaaaaaattctgGGTTAGATCCCTAATGTCAACAGGGATCAACTTCGTAATCATAAATATTTGTCCTGTTAAGTCTTTTGAGACTGTactggtgattaagggctgaaCAAGTACTATTTTATTGAATTGAATCATGTCTAACATGTAGGCATCCTAGAGgaagatgacccctgacccctacctgacCCCAGACGACCCACCCATGATTCAACGTAACtctctttggatgaaagctTGAAAAGCGATAAACGGTAAAATGGCGTGGtcatgcggggggggggggggggggggggggggtaccgttGCGGTTCTCCTGCTTCTTCCTGTTCTGGTGCAGTTTGATGACGTTGAGGAAGACCTCGCTGCTGAGGCTGATCTCGCCCCCCTGGCCGtcgggggggaagaggggggaggggggctccaGGGGGGACAGGCTCCCGCTGTACACCCCGACCGAGTCCAGCGACGCCCCTGTGTCCCTCCGCCCGCCGCTCTGCACGCTGCTCACGCTGCTGcgcccgctgccgccgccgccctccggGGTCACCTGACACCCGCTGGAGACGGGAGAGGACGAGAGCCAATCACAACGCAGGACAGTGAGACACAGGGCATTAAGGCGGTCAGCCATACAAATGTGAGGCAGTTAATACAGTAAATTACAATACAAGACAATTACAATACAGCCAATTAcaatgcagccaatcagaacttcagccaatcacaacgcaACCAATCATAAGCCAGCAAATCATGAACTAGCCAATCATAACCCAGCCAATCATAAACCAGCCAACCATAACCCAGCCAATCAtaaaccagccaatcaaaacaaAGACCTTGCAATGCAACTAACAatccagccaatcacaacatAGCTTTCTGCTGGTTACCTGTGTTTCCTGCGAAGAAGGTAATCAATAACATCTGGATCAGTCTGGATCAGACTCATCAATACCTCTTGCTGCAGTTCAGCAGAGACCTGCAGACATAAAAAACAGATCTATATGACACATACATGCTAACAACAAATACTGAAGATGTTCCAGCAAATAAACAAAGACTAAACGACTCAAACATATTTGACATCCAAATGTACATACATTATCTGCTGTCTATTTAGCGTTCATTTAAGTTGGACAACATTAGCTAACGTTAGTTAGAATTATCTTATGTTAGCTTACATTCGCTAGCCATTATAAGCTATTATTGACTTAGATGATCAGACGTCAGCAACATTAGCCATCAGTAGCTCACGATAGCGAAGATTGACTAACAACAAACGATCTAACAATCGTTAACATTAGCCATTCTTTTCTAAAATctagtaacacacacaaacacacacacacgcacacacaaacacacatacacacacacacttgttctcACAGTGAAGAGCCTCCTGTAGGTCTGTATGAGGACCAGTGTGACGTTGATGATGGCGGTGCTGTCCTCGATGCCCAGGTCGgctccgcccccgcccccggccccagccccccactccccctgcaGCAGGTTGGGCCCGAAGATCACCGCCAGGTTAGGAGCCGTCATTTTGTTACCTGGgatctggaggggggagggggggagagaggagagagagagagagagagagagagagagagagagagagagagagagagagagagagagagagagagagagggagatggagagagagagagggagagagggagagagagggagatggagagagagagagagaggagagagagagaaagagagatgcagagggagagagagagagagatagagggagagagagagagagagagagggagagagagagatggagagggagatagagatgaagagggagagagagcgagagagaaagagaaagagattcGGTTTTAACCATTAGCAGaaaattatttaaatgaaatttcAGCTATACTGCTCTTTACTAGAGTTAGATAGAGAACCTccgaagagagaaagagggaggggggagtgagaaacagaaagagggtGAGAATGAAGGGTTGAATAAAGGAAGGAGAGACTAataaagataaagagagggtATCTAGGATAAAGAGTGTGAGCgagaagtctctctctctctctctctctctctctctctctctctctctctctctctctctctctctctctctctctccctccccacctcctggTCCTGGGGTCCGGTGGTGTCCTGGGCGTAGCTCTGGACGATGTGGAGGAGCGTGAGGAGGCGCAGCAGCGTGTCACAGTTACacgcagggaggaggaagagcaggtgcTGCAGGTACTGGAGCTGGTCCGTACCCCTCAagactggggaggagaggggaagaggagtagggagagggagaggggaggggaagagggagagggagaggggaggagggaggagaggggaggaggagtagggagaggagaggggaagagggagaggggaggggggaggagaggggaggatggaggagggagacagagggggagaggggaagaggagcagggagagggagaggggaggagggagaggggaggagggaggagaggggaggagggagaggggaggagaggggaggagggaggagaggggaggagggagaggaagggagagaggggaggagggagaggagcgaAGTGAAGGCACAGAGTAAGTTTAGATGCACCCATAAAAAAACGATTTTGACCTGTTAGGAAAGCAGGGttcaatgtgagtgtgtgtgtgtgtgtgtgtgtgtgtgtgtgtgtgtgtgtgtgtgtgtgtgtgtgtgtgtgtgtgtgtgcgtgtgcgtgtgcgtgtgtgtgtgtgtgtgcgcgtacggTTGGCGTGGAGGAAGGCGGGGTACAGCTCCCGGGGCAGCAGGGGGTCCGGCATGTCCCTGATGAACTCCTTGAGGAGCGCCGCCACGTCGTGAACACTGTGCTCCTCGTCCAGGTGCACGTCGGTCCCCACGTCGAAAGACTCCcgcagctgcacacacacacacacacacacacacacacacacacacacacacacacacacacacacacacacacacacacacacacacacacacacacacacacacacacacacaaagaaaaaaatatcatcATGTAAATATTTACATAATAAACCATGTCAAGGTGCCCACATTCGGTTGTACACATGTTCATAcagacaataacacacacacacacacacacacacacacacacacacacacacacacacacacacacacacacacacacacacacacacacacacacacacacacacacacacacactgacacaaacacacaccagactaACATGAACGTcacaatgtaaacaaagaaaatctACACACATCAACATATACACCcccaacaaatacacacaaatacagactgACACAAAGGTTATACAAAAGTCAGACTGCCAGATGGTAAACAGGATACGACACCATAACATTGCTATTATCGACTTGaaaggagataaagagagaaagaggactgtgtgtgtgtgtgtgtgtgtgtgtgtgtgtgtgtgtgtgtgtgtgtgtgtgtgtgtgtgtgtgtgtgtgtgtgtgtgtgtgtgtgtgtgtgtgtgtgtgtgtacaggtatGTGCTCACCTGTCGTACTCTCTTTTTAGAGCTACCGACTCTGAAGATCCCCACAGTCTGAAGACCTGAAGACACAAGATTATATGACATAAAATTAAGTgaagaaataaaataacatgAACAAATCTCGCTTCCTACCTAACTAACTATGTTGCTAACTAATGACCTAGTAGCTGGCTAACTAACTGACTAGCTAGCTAACGAACAAACAGACAAATTTGCTTAGTTACCAACTAGTGATCAAATACTCAAACTAACTCACTAACTAACTAGCCATcaaaataaccctaaccctaaccctaactaactgACAACCTAATTGCATTAATAAATTAGTTCGGAATATGATAAACAAAATGTCAAATCAACCAATGaacacaatcaatcaatcaaactttatttgTACAGCACTTTTCATGCAAGTAAATGTGTGACACACCCAGAGATATTCATACATGTAAAAACAAACTCCCCGCtcccttccatccatccacaccAAAAGCGATAActttgtgaaaataaataaataattaaataaatggatAAGTAAGTTGTTTAATTAGAAGCCTGACTAAAAAAGGAAGGTTTTGAGTTTGCcctttaaaaaaataccaactctctctctccctccggtCATCGAGCAGGGTGTTCCATAGACGTGGAGCGTAGTAGTTAATGGACGCCTCACCGTGAGTCTATGGACAAACTTTTGGAACTATTAAAAGACCGCTGCCAGAGGGCCTGAGGGTTGGAGAGGGTTCATGGGATAAAAGCAAATCTGATAAATAACTAGGACTAAGACCATTAAGAGCTTTCACAAACCAATAAAAGGATCTTAAAATCAATTCCGAAGGACGTCAACCAATCAACCAAACTACCCAATtaaccaatcaaccaatcagccaATCACCGTGGTTCTCGAtgtggcagcagcagcgctcCAGCACGCGGGGCACCTGTCTGTAGATGGGGTTCAGGCTGAGCTTGGTCTGGGTCCCGCCGTCTGacgaccccccgcccccctgggaCTTCTTCAGGCCCAGCTCCGCCGGGTGGGAGAGCTGCAGCGCCTCCAGCAGGCGGGACTGGCTCTCTACAAGGTCAGAGATGGAGTCCACCGAGAGACCGCCCtgagggatgaagggagaggggggagggagagagggagagagggaggggtgtgggagagagagggggcaggagggagggaacgggaggatgagagaggaagaaaaatacGTTAACATTCTGAAGTTTTGACCCTGCTCTGTGTTTTTATTCACCACCTTAAAGTGTGTCTGTCTCATTATCATTAAGCAACCACTCTTTAACTCTCTTTACTTAAGCGACAATTTAACAAGTGAAGAGAATGGTATGATTTCTATAAAGAACGTAAAGAAATGATAGGCTACGGTCATTTTGGGTTGTGGAGTAGAGAGGAAAGATAAGTTTGGCGGCCATGATGGTGTACGAGGAGGAGAACGACGAAGAGAAAAtgagggatgaggagagggagctgAACGGAGccaaatatgacaaaaaaaaaacgaactgtGAAATTAATTTGGACAGGAaatgaggagacagagagagggggtagaagGAATGGAAAGAACAGttggaaaaaaagaaattgcACTTGTTCCAGATTTAAAGTATCCCTCTTTATCcgttgtttattaaaaaaacacaaaggatAAACGAACAAACAAAACGTTTCCTTGCCCTATAGACCTTCTTGGGAATCAACCGCTATGGCGCGATCCGCACACCTCGGCACATCGTAAAAGCTGTTAATTTGAGTTTAAAGAGCGGCAAATTCCTTGGCTCCCGTTGCCTGTGTACCGTCCAACGAATTTTCCCTTTTTATTGCATGAATTTGGTTGGCTTCTCTGGAAGCTTCTCTGAGAGGCGGTTTGGCACAGGCGCTTAGCGCCACGCAGCATGAAGAGCAACACTAATGCTCTTGAAACACTATATATTCTATATCTAGGTAAGAACGTATTCTGTTTCTCTGCACACTGCCTCTATGTCTCCACGTATTTTCCTAAGggtttatttatgcattttcATCCTTTATCGTAGAGTGAGACAGTTAGGAAGGCATGGGAGATGATATGCAGCAAagggaccacgggcaggaatcgaacccgggtctctacgatcaggactgagccttaTACGGtgatctctctcaccctcctctgCACGCGCCCGGTGGCGTCCCGGGACCGGGGCGACAGCGGCTTGCAGGTGAGGTCCCCTCCTCCGGCGGCCTCCGGCGTGGAGcagagggccccggggccgcccCCGTTGCAGAGCTGTCTCTTCTCGGCCCTGAAGCGCAGGACGGACGCCTCCAGGTCCAGGCAGTCCCGCCGGCTCTCCTTCAGCGCGTCCTGCCGCTGCTTGTGGGCGCGGTCGTTGGCGATCACCTGGGAGAGGGGGATGCCGAACGCCTTGGGGGCGGActctggagaggggagagagaggatggggagaaggaagagagagggcggagataggggaggaggggagaggagaggagggaagaggggagacagaggatgtggagaggggagaaggggagagggaggagataggattgggagaggggaggagggaataGGGAGAGtcggggagaggggaagagagagaagagagaaggaaagaggggaggagagcggAGCAGAAGAGAGGAAGGCGACGGGTATGacgaggatgagaggagggtgatgggagggaggaggtgggaggaggcaggaggagagggtggggaagaagggaggaggagagagcagcaaagaagggagaggagaagcagggaggaccaagggagagagagaacaacaaaGACAGCATAGTGTCACTTGGCAGTAGGACATCAAAACAGGGTTGAGTAGCAGACGCCCGGCCTACCTCATATCCCCCACACTCCGTCCTCCATCTAATTTCTGATTTCTTTCTAGGCATCGCTCTGAGCTTACTAAGCACCAAGCACCAACTGTTGTCCATGGTCGAGTTGGTCAACACATCCAATGCAATCCGGCAGCGTGATGGGCTTGACCCCCGGGTAGCTTCTTATCTAACGTAATCCGCTGTAATCCGGGCGATCCCGTCGATGTTAGAACGCCCTGGCCATCCACACACAGGATCCCTTAACGAGGACCAGAGGCTTTCAGCGGCGCCAGACAATGaggatctcccccccccccgcccagaaGGAGGGGGTGGGCTGTGTTGGGGGGGATTGGGTGGGGTTAGGGAGACGAGGGATGAGAGGCGGAAACCGAGGGAACGGGTCGTAATCCAGTTAGAGCCAACCAGTACCGATTAATGGCCGTGGGAAGCCACCATACCCTGACGCTAACGATGCTCACCATGCTAATTTACAAGGTGGTTTGTTAGGGTTCTGAGGATAAGACAGGCAGCGACAGCAGAACAAGCTTCATGGCGTGTATTATTTCATCCATTCGTTCTTTATTTCAGTTTAGTTTCGTTTCTAAACTCCGGAAAAGACCTCTGTCTGGCGGATACAGAAGCATTCGAGATTTTGTCATCCGAGTACATGATGACAAACAGGATGTCACTCACATTTGAAGCCGCCATCTTGGTACCTCTTCTTTATAACAACTTCCAGAAGGTTTGGTCAAGAAGACACAGGACGGCGGTTGAGGACGGGCTGTAGGAATGGTGCTTTGGGACTTCGGATTACATGACGGTGATCTTTAGTTCCAGGAGCGCATTCTGAGCCACGGAGATGGCAGCTCAGTGTCTGTCCCAGCCCTGCATGCCTCAGCAgggtctccctctcctcccactgaGTGCTCTCCTGGGTCAGTTAGGGCCTTGTGTCACCCTGCGGCCAAATGTTAGCTGTAAGCCGCTAAGCTGGGAGTGTAGGGCCCGCTTTAAAGACATGTTcacctccactccctcccccccgaccCGGTGAACTTTGACCCCAGATAGTGTTGTCAGGCGGGGGTCAGACAGACTGTTGTACTTAGATGGAAAGTCACTGGTTCGGGTGTTTGCCTCCCAAACCaaagggttctgggttcgagGCCCAGTTTCCTCAGCCTACCTGTAGTTATCACGGAGCAAGATGACCCCTAAAACCCCTAGCGGCTCCCAATGACATCATCTGAATTCATCACTGTGAGTTGCTTTTTATAGAAGAGTCTGCAAAATGTCTAAATAGCAAATAGGTGAGCTATTTATTGTCAGTCCCAAGCGCATTATCCTTTTATGGCTACTCAACTTGGAAATTTGATTTTTTATACGGCATGGAAAAACCATGCAGCACCGATTAAAATAATGACAgccacatactcacacactcaaaggcacacacagtagcatgcacacattcacaattgGAAAGGAGGAAAAGTTGCCCAAAATGGCTCCGGGTCTAAGAGATAGGGGATTGAGTCCActataaatctctctctctcctctctcccctctctctcttcctctctctcccctcgctaTACCTGTCCAATACACAGGACTCTCACTCTCTATGCTATAGGTGAAAAGTATTTTTACTCAAGTANNNNNNNNNNNNNNNNNNNNNNNNNNNNNNNNNNNNNNNNNNNNNNNNNNNNNNNNNNNNNNNNNNNNNNNNNNNNNNNNNNNNNNNNNNNNNNNNNNNNtctctctctctctctctgtatagtTTTCTctatctcatctctctccctctcacactctctctttctctcgtgtCACCGTCAATCTcgctctctatttctctatttCTCGGCTGTGGGTTTGACTGTGCTGGAAGCTGAACTCCCACTCATTACGCAGCCAATAGGGGGGGAGTGAATGTGTTGGTACTGATGCAGATTCTTACACCATTCAGTTTGTACATCTTCTCTTTTGTTCATCACAAATAGCCCTAATGAATCATTTCCAAACCTCTCAAAAGAAAgtaatatttattcattatgaATATGAATGTTTTTCCACATCAATGCAGACTTCTTTAAACTGCAGGGCCAAAATATTGAAGAGCTTTTCTACACGTTGCAAAGACAGTGGTGCCCAAATAATATCTTGGGTTACTGGGGCAACCAGATGGGCTAGATGGTTTATAGGGGATTAAAaacattgtaaacaaagaggCCACGGCCAAGGCTCAAAGGCTGCCCGAACCCCGTATATATTCAAGGGTTTCCCCGTAAGTCAAGGCTGTACCAATGTTTCAAGCTCCAAACCGTCAAATACAAAGCCTGCACGTCAATGAACGTCCGCAGAGGGACATGAAAGACAGATTCTTTGTCAGACAAATAAACTACATCAAATAGGTTAAGGTCGGAGTATACATCAGAGCACAAGAATCAAAGGGATAAAGATTTAAGATTGAAGCGATAAAACAGTGGCTCACTGTTTTACAAGAATCATAATCAACAGCCGTTTGACAATTAAACCGTTTCAGCCCAAACGAATCGTAACATAATTGGTAAATAAAGACTGGAGCTGGGTGTGACTCTCAactgaagaacaacaacaaaatccaCCAGAGACACTTACTTGACGTCCTCCTGGTGCTCAACCGAGACAAGCTAGCGATGAGGCGAAAACACTCTTTCTTGAATGAGCACAGGATGATTTAAAAAACATAGCGGTTGTAAAAATCCAAGCCAGgagagacagcgggagaagaagTGGAGCGGAAAGAGCACAGGAGGAGgtatagagaggaggagggttgaACACAAGTTGACAAAATGTGTCACTTTCAGGAGAGAACGGTTTGAAGAGCAAAATGGTTGTAATGTCCAGGTCAACAGAGCAGCAGATCAGAGgacacacaagagagagagagagagagggagagagagagagagagagagagtctgtgggCTCCGGCCTGGAGCAGGGGCTGTACTGAGAAGGAGAGGAGCTGGTGGGCTTAGATCAGAGTCTGGGGTCAGTGAGCGgatggaggaaaaggaggggatggggggaagGGGTGTAAAGGtatgagaccccccccccccccacacacacacacacacacacacacacacacacacacacacacacacacacacacacacacacacacacacacacacacacacacacacacacacacacacacacagcacagtgtTTGTGAAGCATGAGTGGTCGCCTGGCGTGTCTGGACGAAGGGTTAAGAAAGGGGACGGGGTCACTTGTTCTTAAttactgtgtgtgagtgtgtgtgtgtgtgtgtgtttgtgtgtgtgtgtgtgtgtgtgtccatgcatggcTTTTGTGTTCCCTCCATGTTatttgtttatgcatgtgtattGTGTGTCCACGCATGCGTTGATGTGGCCGTGCACGCATTcctctgcgtgtttgtgcgtgtgcatgagtgcgtgtgtgtgtgtgtgtaagtgtgtgtgtttgtttgtgtcagtgtgtttctgtgtgtgtgtttctgtgtgtgtgtttctgtgtgtgtgtgtgtgtgtgtgtgtgtgtgtgtgtgtgtgtgtgtgtgtttctgtgtgtgtgtgtgtgtgtgtgtgtgtgtgtgtgtgtgtgtgtgtgtgtgtgtgtgtgtgtgtgtgtgtgtgtgtgtgtgtgtgtgtgtgtgtgtgtgtgtgtgtgtgtgtgtgtgtgtgtgtgtgtgtgtactgtacagtCAGTGCTGAGGGTGGACAATGTGTACCCCAGCCCCACTATGTTGTATATTTGGGTCAGCTAttgagaggggagacagaggatcTACTGACCAACAATACTCTCTCTGACAtgccgtgtgggtgtgtgtgtctgtgtgtttgtgtgtgtgtctgtgtggaggtCAGCTACAGAAATTCCATtgacatttgcttcagaaaacatAGTTCAAACTAGTCCAAGATTGTAACTCAAACGGAAAAAAGGTTAATGATTCCAAATACAGTACTACTACTTCTAAATACTACTTCTAAGGAATCTTACTAGTTTCCAATAAAACTCATTAGAAAAACTGATTGTAAATAGTACTGATtgtcaattctagagatacTAGA
This is a stretch of genomic DNA from Gadus chalcogrammus isolate NIFS_2021 chromosome 17, NIFS_Gcha_1.0, whole genome shotgun sequence. It encodes these proteins:
- the LOC130370475 gene encoding rho GTPase-activating protein 6-like, producing MPFCKRTILPKDVCRRRRGGEDSDANAPIAGFVDLVDVCGFTLCAVLRQLSDLSRHSVRILEELEGDLVAVCRRSGALEGKLVGLQRHVAALVSKPPPKISGLEAEGSSSGGASRRAGTSSNSCHGNSGGGGGAASSSSSHGSAGPAHSGSPWQQSVNVFGSWSRPDCVEELHQQAQQNLQSLLQESAPKAFGIPLSQVIANDRAHKQRQDALKESRRDCLDLEASVLRFRAEKRQLCNGGGPGALCSTPEAAGGGDLTCKPLSPRSRDATGRVQRRGGLSVDSISDLVESQSRLLEALQLSHPAELGLKKSQGGGGSSDGGTQTKLSLNPIYRQVPRVLERCCCHIENHGLQTVGIFRVGSSKKRVRQLRESFDVGTDVHLDEEHSVHDVAALLKEFIRDMPDPLLPRELYPAFLHANLLRGTDQLQYLQHLLFLLPACNCDTLLRLLTLLHIVQSYAQDTTGPQDQEIPGNKMTAPNLAVIFGPNLLQGEWGAGAGGGGGADLGIEDSTAIINVTLVLIQTYRRLFTVSAELQQEVLMSLIQTDPDVIDYLLRRKHSGCQVTPEGGGGSGRSSVSSVQSGGRRDTGASLDSVGVYSGSLSPLEPPSPLFPPDGQGGEISLSSEVFLNVIKLHQNRKKQENRNGGSEGPSSKSIRHIRQFHSHHNLLSLVSSSTSSSTSTSSLCASSPRLQGQESLDREAQERRCTMGFSLGGGGGGGVGGGGGGVGGGGGEAGGGSVWVSRNPPAGEEKTSPVSNFWDFFTGKGSSSETVV